The proteins below come from a single Zea mays cultivar B73 chromosome 8, Zm-B73-REFERENCE-NAM-5.0, whole genome shotgun sequence genomic window:
- the LOC100194397 gene encoding RNA-binding protein, translating to MVWFQCEDCGENLKKPKLAGHFRSCSAYKLSCIDCGELFSHDTVQGHTQCISEAEKYGPKGQTKPSNGAQGKADKPKPNADVDINVGLSTRPPWFCSLCKTTTTSKQTLLLHADGKKHRAKAKAFHVSQKQKDGAEQTPDVKEAGVVPTKESAQVNGGVSGDHERNEDKDAGKRKRMDDMTIEPGNTKRQLTQSGDEKSENKAKSKADELASGTDCKSVQKQKIKWKKIITKTLKANADGVMKLKKLQKLVSKELQECGVSKDKEELRATLMDKIASSSRFYVDGKNVRLVAKNEEES from the exons ATGGTGTGGTTCCAATGCGAGGACTGTGGCGAGAACCTCAAGAAGCCCAAACTTGCCGGCCACTTCCGCTCCTGCTCCGCGTACAAG CTGTCATGCATCGATTGCGGCGAGTTATTCAGCCACGACAccgtgcaggggcacacccagtgCATCTCCGAGGCC GAGAAGTACGGTCCTAAGGGACAGACCAAACCATCCAATGGTGCACAGGGTAAGGCAGATAAGCCAAAGCCAAATGCAGATGTCGATATCAATGTTGGGCTGTCGACACGGCCTCCTTGGTTCTGTAG CCTATGCAAGACCACTACCACAAGTAAGCAAACTCTCTTACTACATGCTGATGGGAAGAAGCATAGGGCAAAGGCGAAAGCCTTCCATGTGTCTCAGAAACAAAAAGATGGTGCAGAACAAACTCCAGATGTGAAGGAAGCTGGAGTTGTACCCACAAAAGAATCTGCTCAAGTAAATGGTGGCGTGAGTGGTGATCATGAAAGAAATGAAGATAAAGATGCTGGGAAAAGGAAACGAATGGATGACATGACCATAGAGCCAGGTAACACAAAAAGACAGTTGACACAGTCTGGAGATGAGAAGTCAGAAAACAAAGCGAAGAGTAAGGCCGATGAACTAGCAAGTGGTACCGACTGCAAAAGTGTTCAAAAGCAAAAGATCAAATGGAAGAAGATTATTACTAAAACATTGAAGGCG AACGCagatggagttatgaagctaaagAAGCTACAAAAGCTagtctccaaggagcttcaggaaTGTGGTGTCTCCAAAGACAAGGAGGAGCTCCGTGCTACCTTGATGGATAAA ATAGCTTCAAGTTCCAGATTTTATGTTGATGGCAAGAATGTTAGACTGgtggccaagaatgaagaagaatcTTAG